Proteins encoded within one genomic window of Calonectris borealis chromosome 1, bCalBor7.hap1.2, whole genome shotgun sequence:
- the CIMIP4 gene encoding ciliary microtubule inner protein 4 — translation MDQLREGVVEVPASSTPDVAEGDAVLANSTSVEPEEGKKECLPEGLCPSRQRTPQRSSSRASWKISKGPVVQATAKNTSSIKSQASPSAICVHTKRQSKLSLQAKTPSMQGLHSRRLEEEREDTSATKDPTVGHEPRGRNCTYRLSAISRQREADSTKSVSNTKEPVGGKHQTLGSRGPGSSRKTIKASYEKAKETCSRLSAKESLASLGPHMKAEWKPLLEKRNSLIHANRKYKFASADELHEEERRDLCKAALIMGQKRLGDRTEMLKNSLNSTSYADYNQLGFNLRSNIFQGGPLQSRSLMKDSYTPDIIQKAIRDRKNWHGRRTDELGKWHQKNALNLNLQKALEDKDGKKKGKP, via the exons ATGGACCAGCTAAGAGAG GGTGTGGTAGAGGTTCCAGCTTCCTCTACACCTGATGTGGCAGAAGGTGACGCTGTGCTGGCCAACAGTACTTCAG tggaacctgaggaagggaaaaaggagtgTCTTCCAGAAGGCTTATGTCCCAGCAGACAGAGAACACCCCAAAGGAGCTCCAGCAGAGCCTCCTGGAAGATCTCCAAGGGCCCAGTGGTTCAGGCAACAGCAAAGAACACCTCATCTATTAAATCCCAGGCATCTCCTTCTGCAATATGTGTTCATACTAAAAGACAGAGCAAACTGAGTCTCCAGGCCAAAACTCCCTCCATGCAGGGTCTTCATTCAAGAAGActtgaagaggaaagagaagatacTTCTGCCACCAAAGATCCAACAGTGGGGCATGAGCCAAGAGGGAGGAACTGCACTTACCGCCTGTCTGCAATatccaggcagagggaggcagacAGCACCAAATCCGTCTCAAACACCAAAGAACCAGTAGGAGGCAAGCACCAAACACTGGGGTCTAGAGGACCTGGATCCTCCCGGAAGACCATCAAAGCCAGCTATGAAAAAGCCAAGGAGACCTGCAGCAGGTTAAGTGCCAAAGAGTCCTTAGCATCATTAGGGCCACATATGAAAGCAGAATGGAAGCCCCTTCTGGAGAAGAGAAACAGCTTGATCCATGCTAACCGCAAATATAAATTTGCCAGTGCAGATGAACTGCATGAAGAG GAACGGCGAGATCTGTGCAAGGCAGCATTAATCATGGGACAGAAGAGACTCGGCGACCGTACTGAAATGTTGAAGAACTCCCTGAACTCTACATCTTATGCTGATTACAACCAGCTGGGTTTTAACCTGAGGTCAAATATCTTCCAAG GTGGCCCACTGCAGAGCCGAAGCTTGATGAAAGATTCCTACACCCCTGATATAATTCAGAAGGCAATCAGGGATCGCAAGAATTGGCACGGAAGGAGGACTGATGAGCTAG GGAAATGGCATCAGAAAAATGCCCTAAATCTTAACCTGCAGAAAGCATTGGAGGacaaagatgggaagaaaaaaggcaaacctTAG
- the LOC142084887 gene encoding LOW QUALITY PROTEIN: cytokine receptor common subunit beta-like (The sequence of the model RefSeq protein was modified relative to this genomic sequence to represent the inferred CDS: inserted 2 bases in 1 codon; deleted 1 base in 1 codon; substituted 1 base at 1 genomic stop codon) produces MLVWKGVKMRELISLLLAPCLVLGVGNVRESIPMQTLQCYNDHISLTTCTWMECSEAHQFLNVTLDFNNSCEKKKEMSCRSHKGENHADCQNFTMHWVCYIHGYDQTIYNFKFDLTLHAELNVYLFQNVQTLPPQNLSVQTLPPQNLSVQTLPPQNLSVSLMRSGDFLLTWKAADGSQGLGNALEYEVTYKREWEAWEKAASLLLSNTTCCRLSREDLVPGSSYVARVRARPVRASGFSGQYSEWSTEVSWEIPEGGLQPRNLRCLFNGADRLTCSWEVKKAIVTSVLFGLFFRATPASAEEECSPVHEKTLPHVPYVVQSCEIPVSNSSSQSQYHVSVRAKTEEKRIEAYKNIKVLPPANVSVTVTENQEYELRWIKHTLQYNFITQRYQVEYWKNNQYEKTLQKLNISNDEPPFIFTLQMLASSTEYKGKMRARVNTPADYEGPWSEWSEEFTWKTENALPPVVLPVMLPALIITLLMVAYCSYKYFLRKKKMWEEKIPNPSKSRLIQSYWEEPVSQGPASQVCLNEQTTSEEVEQINCLKVLDGMTKSPAMFHGAEVETAQFSHATLAPQNSCQTSGVPHKTSLSLSALVCPLNQTAGPSCLFARLPGKSAAHASTASQTCFAFNGPYLYSPVMSSQPDMHQTLALDPVGVREKSVSLQYVTLPKEVCPQAPQGQEQPAAAPPQPFLLPDQKEMMQHLDNEKEVSPAPPACGKGTNVRTEEQKSPQALSCITSPQRCPLEYITTESLSLPSASDSTHLPLVTAGELPCDSQEPQAPSDHSCHEFSSGKTGVMVPVSGQAPTSSPELHLDVFGDPSGLHGHSEPTKMSLHIFEKEHFFPEESVLENYVVIFNPGSTITVFLXTMGNCYPVPNLKPSKKVXMSQKDPQVYWVCVASFW; encoded by the exons ATGCTTGTGTGGAAAGGTGTAAAGATGAGAGAGCTCATCAGTCTTCTTCTGGCTCCATGCTTGGTTTTGGGGGTTGGAAATGTTCGAG AGAGCATCCCAATGCAAACCCTACAGTGTTATAACGACCACATATCTCTTACAACTTGCACATGGATGGAGTGTTCAGAGGCTCATCAATTCCTGAATGTGACCCTGGACTTTAACAACAGCTGTGAAAA gaagaaagaaatgagcTGCAGGTCCCACAAAGGTGAAAACCATGCTGACTGCCAGAACTTCACAATGCACTGGGTGTGTTACATCCATGGATATGATCAAACAATCTACAACTTCAAATTTGACCTGACACTGCATGCAGAGCTAAATGTCTACTTGTTTCAGAATG TTCAGACCCTCCCACCTCAAAACCTCTCAGTTCAGACCCTCCCACCTCAAAACCTCTCAGTCCAGACCCTCCCACCTCAAAACCTCTCAGTCAGCTTGATGAGATCAGGAGACTTCTTGCTGACCTGGAAAGCAGCTGATGGAAGCCAAGGGCTGGGCAATGCGCTGGAGTATGAAGTCACTTACAAGCGGGAGTGGGAGGCCTGGGAG AAAGCTGCCTCGCTCTTGCTCTCCAACACCACATGTTGCCGTCTCAGCCGCGAGGACCTTGTCCCGGGGAGCAGCTATGTCGCCCGTGTGCGAGCCAGACCGGTGCGGGCCAGTGGCTTCTCTGGGCAGTACAGTGAGTGGAGCACGGAGGTGTCGTGGGAGATCCCTGAAG GTGGCCTTCAGCCCAGGAACCTTCGCTGCCTCTTCAATGGTGCAGATCGACTGACATGCAGCTGGGAAGTGAAGAAAGCGATCGTCACCTCTGTCCTCTTTGGCTTGTTCTTCAGAGCCACTCCAGCATCAGC agAAGAGGAGTGCTCTCCTGTGCACGAGAAGACTTTGCCCCACGTCCCGTATGTGGTCCAAAGCTGTGAGATCCCTGTTAGCAACTCCAGCAGTCAGAGCCAGTACCATGTGTCTGTCCGGGCCAAGACGGAGGAGAAACGGATCGAAGCCTACAAGAACA TTAAGGTGCTGCCGCCTGCAAACGTGTCAGTAACAGTGACGGAGAACCAGGAGTATGAACTAAGGTGGATAAAACACACTTTGCAATATAACTTCATAACACAGAGATACCAAGTCGAGTACTGGAAAAACAACCAATACGAAAAG aCTCTTCAGAAGTTAAATATCAGCAATGATGAACCTCCCTTCATCTTCACCCTGCAGATGCTGGCATCATCTACAGAATATAAGGGGAAAATGCGTGCAAGGGTGAATACTCCTGCAGATTATGAGGGGCCTTGGAGTGAATGGAGTGAGGAGTTCACCTGGAAGACTGAGAATG ctCTGCCGCCAGTGGTTCTCCCAGTGATGCTCCCAGCTCTCATCATCACTTTGCTAATGGTTGCTTATTGCAGCTATAAGTATTTCCTCAG gaagaagaaaatgtgggAGGAAAAGATTCCGAACCCCAGCAAGAGTCGCCTAATCCAGAGCTACTGGGAG gAACCTGTCAGCCAAGGGCCGGCCAGCCAGGTGTGCCTCAATGAGCAGACCACTTCTGAGGAGGTGGAGCAGATAAACTGCCTTAAAGTGCTGGATGG GATGACTAAGAGTCCAGCAATGTTCCATGGAGCTGAGGTAGAGACAGCGCAGTTCTCCCATGCTACACTGGCTCCACAAAACTCATGTCAGACTTCTGGAGTGCCACATAAAACCTCACTTTCATTGTCCGCACTTGTCTGCCCATTGAATCAGACTGCTGGTCCATCCTGCCTGTTTGCCAGGCTTCCAGGGAAGAGCGCTGCTCATGCAAGTACTGCTTCCCAGACTTGCTTTGCTTTCAATGGTCCATACTTGTACAGCCCAGTGATGTCCTCCCAGCCTGATATGCATCAGACCCTGGCACTGGACCCAGTGGGAGTCCGTGAGAAATCAGTTTCCCTTCAGTATGTGACCCTCCCAAAGGAAGTCTGTCCCCAGGCTCCACAGGGGCAAGaacagccagcagcagctcctcctcagccctTCCTGCTCCCAGATCAGAAGGAAATGATGCAGCACCTCGACAATGAGAAAGAAGTCTCACCGGCCCCACCAGCTTGTGGGAAAGGCACGAACGTGAGAACAGAAGAGCAGAAATCTCCACAGGCTCTTAGCTGTATCACCTCTCCTCAGCGGTGCCCCTTGGAGTACATCACCACAGAGAGCCTGTCATTGCCATCAGCCAGTGACTCCACCCATCTGCCACTTGTCACTGCTGGGGAGTTACCTTGTGACTCACAGGAGCCCCAGGCCCCCAGTGACCACTCTTGCCATGAGTTTTCTTCTGGGAAAACTGGTGTCATGGTCCCAGTTTCAGGTCAAGCACCAACCTCTTCTCCTGAATTGCACCTGGATGTGTTTGGAGACCCTTCAGGCCTCCATGGACATTCGGAACCCACAAAAATGTCCTTACATATT TTTGAAAaggagcatttttttcctgaagaatctGTGTTGGAGAACTACGTAGTCATATTTAATCCTGGCAGCACCATAACAGTTTTCCT TACTATGGGCAATTGCTACCCTGTCCCCAACCTAAAACCCAGTAAGAAAGTGTAGATGAGTCAGAAAGATCCCcaagtgtattgggtttgcgtggcaagctTTTGGTAG